In one window of Paenarthrobacter nicotinovorans DNA:
- the hisB gene encoding imidazoleglycerol-phosphate dehydratase HisB: protein MSETGATPSAARTARMERTTSESSVLVEINLDGSGISDISTSVPFYDHMLTALCKHSLIDMTVKATGDTHIDAHHTVEDVAITFGEVLRTALGDKAGIRRFGEATVPLDEALAHAVVDVSGRPYLVHGGEPAGQEYHLIGGHFTGSLTRHVFEAITLHAGICLHMNVLAGRDPHHIVEAQFKAFARALRAAVESDPRVEGIPSTKGAL, encoded by the coding sequence ATGAGCGAAACCGGCGCCACGCCGTCCGCTGCCCGCACTGCGCGCATGGAGCGCACCACCAGCGAATCTTCCGTATTGGTGGAGATCAACCTGGACGGTTCCGGAATTTCGGACATCAGCACCTCGGTACCGTTCTACGATCACATGCTGACCGCACTGTGCAAGCACTCCCTGATTGACATGACGGTCAAAGCCACAGGTGACACGCACATCGATGCCCACCACACGGTGGAAGACGTTGCCATCACGTTCGGTGAGGTGCTCCGGACGGCCTTGGGCGACAAAGCTGGTATTCGTCGTTTTGGCGAAGCCACGGTGCCTCTGGACGAAGCCCTCGCCCATGCAGTCGTTGATGTTTCCGGACGTCCGTACCTTGTGCACGGTGGTGAACCTGCGGGACAGGAGTACCACCTGATCGGTGGCCACTTCACCGGCTCGTTGACCCGCCACGTTTTCGAGGCAATCACGTTGCACGCCGGAATTTGCCTGCACATGAACGTTCTTGCTGGCCGGGATCCGCACCACATTGTGGAGGCCCAGTTCAAGGCTTTCGCGCGCGCACTGCGTGCCGCCGTAGAGTCCGATCCGCGTGTCGAGGGCATTCCCTCCACCAAGGGGGCACTGTGA
- a CDS encoding ATP-dependent DNA helicase, with protein sequence MVEKVAADAVESVGEKTTLELLDRAVAGMGGQSRAGQHEMAKHVTRAIETGEHLLVQAGTGTGKSLAYLIPLIAHSMDSDKPTLVSTATLALQTQIVGRDLPRLLETINPALDRPVNVALVKGRANYVCLQKLEGGFPSEEPSEGQLFSLGEDTSVPHFAASVGGPSSQLGKEVVRLREWAETTATGDRDELMPGVTDRAWRQVSVTSMECLGAQKCPVAEECFSELARARAAEADVVVTNHAMLAVSAFEGLAVLPEYDVVVVDEAHELQDRVTGAVSGQLSVAMVHAAASSARKHTAITVDALNAAADRLDMAIAGVPNGLLPSGLNDEQLDCLDQLRDATRAALSDSKTDSSSAADGGRQLARSRLMLILELCERMLAAKENREVVWFSRNSTFDPQQGYSQPDETAPALINIAPLSVAGRLREGLFAGHTVVLTSATLAIGSAFEPAAGGLGLIGDGAPSWTGIDVGSPFDYPKQGVLYVAKHLPKPGRGTSPEALDELEDLIRASGGGALCLFSSRRAAEEAADAMRLRLDVDILCQGESTMAALVKQFADEPDTCLFGTMSLWQGVDVPGGSCRLVVIDRIPFPRPDDPLMTARSRAVAQSGGNGFMAVSATHAAIRLAQGAGRLIRSTGDKGVVAVLDSRLSTERYGGFLRAALPPFWPTTDRTVVRGVLERLGSARKA encoded by the coding sequence ATGGTTGAGAAGGTGGCGGCGGACGCCGTCGAGTCGGTGGGAGAGAAGACCACCCTGGAATTGTTGGACCGGGCTGTCGCCGGAATGGGCGGCCAAAGCCGTGCCGGCCAGCACGAAATGGCCAAGCACGTCACCCGGGCCATTGAGACCGGGGAACATCTGCTGGTCCAGGCGGGAACCGGTACGGGTAAGTCATTGGCGTACCTAATACCGTTGATCGCCCATTCCATGGACAGCGATAAACCGACGCTCGTGTCCACCGCCACCTTGGCTTTGCAGACCCAGATCGTAGGCAGGGATCTTCCGCGTTTGCTGGAGACCATCAATCCTGCCCTGGACCGTCCGGTCAATGTCGCGCTCGTGAAGGGCAGGGCAAACTACGTCTGCCTGCAAAAGCTCGAGGGCGGCTTCCCGAGTGAGGAGCCCTCCGAAGGACAACTTTTCTCCCTCGGCGAGGACACGAGCGTGCCGCACTTCGCGGCGTCGGTCGGTGGCCCGTCGTCCCAGCTGGGCAAGGAGGTTGTCCGGCTCCGGGAGTGGGCCGAAACGACGGCCACCGGCGACCGGGACGAGCTCATGCCAGGGGTCACGGACCGTGCCTGGCGGCAGGTCTCCGTGACGTCCATGGAGTGCCTTGGGGCCCAGAAATGTCCGGTTGCCGAGGAGTGCTTCAGCGAGCTGGCACGCGCCCGGGCAGCCGAAGCCGATGTCGTGGTCACCAACCACGCCATGTTGGCCGTCAGCGCGTTCGAAGGCCTCGCGGTGCTGCCCGAGTACGACGTCGTGGTGGTGGACGAGGCCCACGAGCTTCAGGACCGGGTCACAGGGGCAGTGTCAGGGCAACTCTCTGTAGCCATGGTGCACGCCGCGGCATCAAGCGCCCGCAAGCACACAGCCATCACCGTTGACGCCCTGAATGCAGCCGCGGATAGGCTGGACATGGCTATTGCGGGAGTACCCAACGGGCTCCTTCCCAGCGGACTCAACGACGAACAACTCGATTGCCTGGACCAGCTGCGCGACGCCACACGGGCGGCCCTGTCCGATTCGAAGACTGATTCCTCCAGTGCCGCGGACGGCGGACGGCAGCTGGCACGTTCGCGGCTGATGCTCATCCTTGAGCTGTGCGAACGGATGCTCGCTGCCAAGGAGAACCGCGAAGTAGTGTGGTTCTCCCGTAACAGCACTTTTGATCCCCAGCAGGGATACTCCCAACCTGACGAGACCGCGCCTGCGCTCATCAACATCGCGCCGCTGAGCGTGGCAGGCAGGTTGCGCGAGGGATTGTTCGCCGGACACACGGTGGTGCTGACCTCGGCCACGCTGGCCATCGGCTCGGCTTTTGAACCCGCGGCCGGAGGCCTCGGCCTGATTGGCGACGGCGCGCCCAGCTGGACAGGAATCGACGTCGGATCTCCTTTTGATTACCCCAAACAGGGGGTGCTGTACGTAGCGAAGCACCTTCCGAAACCCGGTCGGGGCACGTCGCCGGAGGCCTTGGACGAATTGGAAGACCTCATCCGGGCATCCGGCGGGGGAGCACTGTGTCTCTTCTCCTCACGGCGGGCCGCCGAGGAAGCTGCGGACGCCATGCGGCTGCGCCTGGACGTGGATATCCTCTGTCAAGGCGAATCGACCATGGCTGCGTTGGTGAAGCAATTTGCCGACGAGCCGGATACTTGCCTCTTCGGAACCATGTCGCTGTGGCAAGGGGTGGACGTACCCGGCGGCTCATGCCGCCTGGTGGTTATTGACCGGATTCCCTTCCCGCGTCCTGACGATCCCCTGATGACCGCCCGTTCCCGTGCCGTGGCACAGTCCGGGGGGAACGGGTTCATGGCTGTTTCCGCCACCCACGCAGCCATCCGGCTCGCGCAGGGTGCAGGGCGCCTGATCCGGTCCACCGGTGACAAGGGCGTAGTGGCAGTCCTTGATTCACGCCTGTCGACAGAACGTTACGGCGGGTTCCTGCGGGCCGCCCTGCCGCCGTTCTGGCCGACCACTGACCGCACCGTGGTTCGTGGTGTCCTGGAGCGCTTGGGATCCGCCAGGAAGGCGTAG
- the hisH gene encoding imidazole glycerol phosphate synthase subunit HisH — MSSQVLKNGAVADATASVRPESPEGKPTVTVLDYGSGNVRSAVRALERAGAHVVLSAKPEDVLNADGLVVPGVGAYETVMKELKAVDAIRMIGRRVAGGRPVLAICVGLQVLFEAGVEHGTESEGMAEWPGKVELLPAPVVPHMGWNTVDVPEGSKLFAGVEQERFYFVHSYGVQEWNFDVVQPRMAPPMVTWSEHGARFIAAVENGPLCATQFHPEKSGDAGARLLRNWVDSLRKPAPEASGNGAA, encoded by the coding sequence GTGAGTAGCCAGGTCCTGAAGAACGGCGCAGTGGCTGACGCCACGGCATCCGTTAGGCCTGAGTCGCCGGAGGGCAAGCCGACCGTTACGGTTCTGGACTACGGATCCGGCAACGTCCGGTCCGCCGTCCGCGCGCTCGAGCGGGCGGGTGCCCACGTGGTGCTCAGCGCCAAGCCTGAGGACGTCCTCAACGCCGACGGCCTGGTTGTCCCCGGTGTTGGCGCCTATGAGACCGTGATGAAAGAACTCAAAGCCGTAGACGCCATCCGCATGATTGGACGCCGGGTTGCCGGTGGACGTCCGGTGCTGGCTATCTGCGTGGGTCTCCAGGTTCTTTTCGAGGCCGGCGTTGAGCATGGTACCGAGTCCGAAGGCATGGCCGAATGGCCCGGCAAAGTCGAACTCCTTCCTGCTCCCGTGGTGCCGCACATGGGATGGAACACAGTGGACGTACCTGAGGGTTCCAAGCTGTTCGCCGGTGTGGAGCAGGAGCGTTTCTACTTCGTTCACTCCTACGGTGTGCAGGAGTGGAACTTCGACGTCGTGCAGCCCCGCATGGCGCCCCCCATGGTCACGTGGTCCGAGCACGGCGCACGTTTCATCGCTGCCGTGGAAAACGGCCCGCTGTGCGCCACCCAGTTCCACCCCGAGAAGTCGGGCGACGCCGGGGCCCGCCTCCTGCGCAACTGGGTGGATAGCCTTCGGAAGCCCGCACCGGAAGCTTCCGGAAACGGTGCTGCCTAG
- a CDS encoding histidinol-phosphate transaminase: MSEQLERLDRLPLRTNLRGLSPYGAPQLDVPVLLNVNENTHGVPADVQAAITEAVAAAATGLNRYPDREFTDLREALAEYLGHGLSADNIWAANGSNEVLQQILQAFGGPGRKALGFPPTYSMYPLLASGTDTEYIRGVRADDYGLDARSAAAQVRETGANIVFLCSPNNPTGTGLGLDVVEAVYEAGEASQAIVIVDEAYHEFAHDNTPSALTLLPGRERLIVSRTMSKAFALAGARLGYMAAAPEVTDAIRLVRLPYHLSAITQATALAALTHREALMADVEDIKVQRDRIVTELLRMGLKPAASDSNYVFFGGLENPHEIWQGLLDAGVLIRDVGIPGHLRVTAGTEPETTAFLDALEALLERSASQRA, translated from the coding sequence GTGAGTGAGCAGCTTGAGCGACTTGACCGACTACCCCTCCGGACCAACCTGCGTGGACTGAGCCCCTACGGCGCACCGCAGCTTGATGTCCCCGTTTTGCTCAACGTTAACGAAAACACCCATGGCGTCCCCGCCGATGTTCAGGCGGCGATTACTGAGGCCGTGGCAGCAGCAGCCACGGGACTGAACCGCTATCCTGACCGCGAGTTCACCGATCTTCGTGAGGCCCTCGCCGAGTATCTGGGCCACGGCCTTTCAGCAGACAACATCTGGGCCGCCAACGGGTCCAACGAGGTCCTGCAACAGATCCTGCAAGCGTTTGGCGGCCCGGGACGCAAGGCCCTTGGCTTCCCGCCCACGTATTCCATGTACCCGTTGCTGGCCAGCGGAACGGATACCGAATACATCCGGGGAGTCCGCGCCGATGACTACGGGCTGGATGCCCGGTCGGCGGCTGCGCAGGTGCGCGAAACCGGAGCCAACATCGTTTTCCTGTGCTCACCGAACAACCCCACAGGGACGGGCCTGGGCCTGGATGTGGTGGAGGCCGTGTATGAAGCCGGTGAAGCAAGCCAGGCCATCGTGATCGTGGACGAGGCCTACCACGAGTTCGCCCACGACAACACTCCGAGCGCGTTGACGCTCCTGCCCGGCCGTGAGCGACTGATCGTTTCGCGCACCATGAGCAAGGCCTTTGCCCTGGCAGGTGCCCGGCTCGGCTACATGGCGGCGGCCCCTGAAGTTACGGACGCCATCAGGTTGGTCCGCCTGCCTTACCACTTGTCTGCCATCACGCAGGCCACCGCCCTCGCAGCATTGACTCACCGCGAGGCCCTGATGGCCGACGTTGAGGACATCAAGGTCCAGCGCGATCGGATCGTTACCGAACTTCTCCGCATGGGACTCAAGCCCGCGGCGTCGGACTCGAACTACGTCTTCTTCGGTGGACTCGAGAACCCGCACGAGATCTGGCAAGGGCTGCTCGACGCAGGCGTGCTCATACGTGATGTCGGCATTCCGGGTCACTTGCGGGTTACCGCCGGGACCGAACCGGAAACCACCGCATTCCTTGATGCCCTGGAAGCACTCCTGGAACGCTCAGCGTCACAGCGCGCCTAA
- a CDS encoding SseB family protein, protein MGRHSAHEPELNQREKRDLPGHIAAALAGAGGATDSAGQPWAGRSLTGDDAKIHNFEDDDGTADAGYLAAIAALIDGSGGEAEVVASLATARVFVPVVAQLAEEAEGVDGLHADKQADMALVTLKAPDGRTAMPVFTSAAALEAWHPQARPVAVYAARAALSAVSEGAQLLVLDPGSQFAFVVRRPAMWALAQQKDWTPSYLDDQLETALVSTISAFTAVRRLETHPGGGVASLTADGRQVLGGGPGPELRVVLFLEDGLDAGAVQALVAQLNDAWARMDSFAEGVDSMEVKLQRAAQERAPH, encoded by the coding sequence ATGGGCCGCCACTCAGCCCACGAGCCGGAGCTTAACCAGCGGGAGAAGCGCGACCTGCCCGGTCACATCGCGGCGGCCTTGGCAGGCGCCGGGGGAGCCACGGACTCGGCGGGCCAACCCTGGGCAGGTAGAAGTCTCACTGGCGACGACGCAAAAATCCACAACTTCGAAGACGATGATGGAACCGCAGACGCCGGTTACCTTGCGGCTATTGCGGCGCTGATCGACGGAAGCGGTGGCGAGGCGGAGGTCGTGGCCTCCCTGGCCACGGCACGTGTCTTTGTCCCGGTGGTTGCCCAATTGGCCGAGGAAGCCGAAGGCGTCGACGGCCTGCATGCAGACAAGCAGGCCGATATGGCATTGGTCACACTGAAGGCCCCCGACGGCCGCACGGCAATGCCGGTGTTCACCTCGGCGGCAGCCTTGGAAGCGTGGCACCCCCAGGCGCGGCCGGTCGCTGTTTACGCAGCACGCGCAGCACTCTCGGCGGTGTCGGAAGGGGCCCAACTCCTGGTTTTGGACCCTGGCTCCCAGTTCGCCTTCGTCGTGCGGCGACCCGCCATGTGGGCGCTCGCGCAGCAGAAGGACTGGACGCCGTCATACCTTGATGATCAACTGGAGACTGCTCTCGTTTCGACGATTTCAGCCTTCACTGCGGTCCGCCGCCTTGAGACGCACCCCGGCGGTGGCGTTGCGTCCCTCACGGCGGACGGCCGCCAGGTCCTCGGAGGCGGTCCGGGCCCGGAACTGCGTGTGGTGCTTTTCCTCGAGGACGGTTTGGACGCCGGGGCCGTGCAGGCGCTTGTCGCGCAACTGAACGATGCGTGGGCACGGATGGATTCCTTTGCCGAGGGTGTTGATTCCATGGAAGTAAAACTGCAGCGTGCAGCACAGGAGCGCGCGCCGCACTAA
- a CDS encoding DUF1844 domain-containing protein, translating to MSTEDSNSRNSFGGDAPAADAGVSQQIRDIAEVPAVEVITTGAVHLMSAAAVKVGLADDPNAEDLKDLDEARKLITALAGLVSAAAPEIGSQHAGPLRDGLRSLQLAFREASIIPDAPGKGPGEKFTGPVN from the coding sequence ATGAGCACTGAAGACAGCAATTCCCGCAATTCCTTCGGCGGAGACGCCCCCGCCGCCGACGCCGGAGTCTCCCAGCAGATCCGTGACATCGCAGAGGTCCCGGCAGTGGAAGTCATCACCACCGGCGCCGTGCACCTCATGAGTGCGGCAGCGGTCAAGGTTGGGCTTGCCGACGACCCCAACGCCGAGGATCTCAAGGACCTGGACGAAGCCCGCAAGCTGATCACCGCACTCGCCGGCTTGGTCTCCGCAGCCGCACCCGAAATCGGCTCCCAGCACGCAGGCCCGTTGCGCGACGGCCTGCGCTCCCTGCAACTCGCGTTCCGCGAGGCATCCATCATTCCGGATGCCCCCGGCAAGGGCCCGGGCGAAAAGTTCACCGGACCGGTGAACTGA
- the lexA gene encoding transcriptional repressor LexA, translated as MAAKATGGGVPLRSQQPPKTPKSLTVRQKKILETIQRSVNDNGYPPSMREIGDTVGLASLSSVTHQLSQLEKLGYLRRDPKRPRAMEVLMPLTLDGGPIPGVEAPATLRSTGGLAVTELTSASDTAMVPLVGRIAAGGPILADQTVEDVLPLPRQLVGHGELFMLKVAGDSMIDAAICDGDWVVVRRQNDAINGDIVAALLDDEATVKTFRQRDGHTWLLPQNTQYEPILGDQATIMGKVVSVLRSL; from the coding sequence ATGGCAGCGAAAGCCACAGGCGGCGGGGTACCCCTGCGGAGCCAACAGCCTCCCAAGACTCCCAAGAGCCTGACCGTGCGCCAGAAAAAGATCCTGGAAACCATCCAGCGGTCAGTCAACGACAACGGCTATCCGCCCAGCATGCGCGAAATCGGGGACACCGTTGGACTGGCCAGCCTTTCCAGCGTTACCCACCAGTTGTCCCAGCTGGAAAAACTCGGCTACCTTCGCCGGGACCCCAAGCGTCCCCGCGCAATGGAAGTACTGATGCCCTTGACCCTGGACGGCGGCCCCATCCCGGGCGTGGAGGCACCGGCAACGCTTCGGAGCACCGGCGGCCTGGCTGTGACAGAACTCACGAGTGCAAGCGACACCGCCATGGTTCCGCTGGTTGGCCGCATCGCGGCAGGCGGACCCATCCTGGCCGACCAGACAGTTGAGGACGTGCTCCCCCTGCCCAGGCAACTGGTGGGACACGGTGAGCTCTTCATGTTGAAAGTCGCTGGCGACTCCATGATTGATGCCGCGATCTGCGACGGCGACTGGGTCGTTGTCCGCCGCCAGAACGACGCCATCAACGGCGACATCGTGGCCGCTTTGCTGGACGACGAAGCCACTGTAAAGACGTTCCGACAGCGCGATGGCCATACCTGGCTGCTGCCCCAAAACACCCAGTACGAACCCATTCTCGGCGACCAGGCAACCATCATGGGCAAGGTCGTTTCGGTACTGAGGTCCCTCTAG
- the priA gene encoding bifunctional 1-(5-phosphoribosyl)-5-((5-phosphoribosylamino)methylideneamino)imidazole-4-carboxamide isomerase/phosphoribosylanthranilate isomerase PriA — MTTSSQSVLELLPAVDIVDGQAVRLLQGEAGSETSYGTPLEAALNWQNDGAEWVHMVDLDAAFGRGDNAALISEVVSQLDVKVELSGGLRDDESLERALGLGVARVNLGTAALENPEWTRRAIERFGDKIAVGLDVRGTTLAGRGWTKEGGDLWEVLARLEDAGCARYVVTDVTKDGTLQGPNVDLLRQMVEKTGKPVVASGGISSLEDLRVLRELVPLGVEGAIVGKALYAGAFTLPEALDVAGRR; from the coding sequence ATGACCACCTCCTCCCAGTCCGTACTGGAACTCCTGCCGGCCGTCGATATCGTCGATGGCCAGGCGGTGCGCCTCCTGCAAGGAGAGGCGGGATCTGAAACCAGCTATGGGACGCCCTTGGAGGCAGCCCTGAACTGGCAGAACGACGGTGCGGAATGGGTCCATATGGTTGACCTCGACGCCGCCTTTGGCCGTGGCGACAACGCCGCTCTCATCAGCGAGGTCGTGTCTCAGCTCGACGTCAAGGTGGAGCTTTCGGGCGGCCTGCGGGATGACGAATCACTCGAACGGGCCCTCGGCTTGGGCGTTGCCCGGGTAAACCTTGGGACAGCAGCGCTGGAAAACCCGGAGTGGACGCGCCGGGCGATCGAACGCTTCGGTGACAAGATCGCCGTCGGGCTTGATGTCCGCGGTACTACGCTGGCCGGACGCGGATGGACCAAGGAAGGCGGGGACCTTTGGGAGGTTCTGGCCCGCCTCGAGGACGCCGGGTGCGCCCGCTACGTAGTCACGGACGTTACCAAGGACGGAACGCTGCAGGGCCCCAACGTGGATCTGCTGCGTCAGATGGTGGAGAAGACCGGCAAGCCCGTAGTGGCTTCCGGCGGTATCTCCAGCTTGGAAGATCTTCGCGTGCTGCGTGAACTCGTGCCGCTGGGTGTCGAGGGTGCGATTGTGGGCAAGGCTCTGTATGCCGGTGCCTTCACCCTGCCCGAAGCCCTGGACGTGGCCGGCCGCCGCTGA
- the hflX gene encoding GTPase HflX translates to MTTQKHSGSDSDAQDMSPEQIQAVIDRILSKDAPAQASEDNDTSGVFGKAQAISTLDQEHSIYDGDQEDLAERRALRRTAGLSTELEDVTEVEYRQLRLERVVLAGLWTEGTLADAENSLRELAALAETAGSEVLDGLVQRRSKPDPGTFLGSGKAQELKDIVAATGADTVVVDTELAPSQRRGLEDIVKVKVVDRTTLILDIFAQHAKSREGKAQVELAQLEYLLPRLRGWGDSMSRQAGGQVGGAGAGMGSRGPGETKIELDRRRIRTRMAKLRREIAAMKPARETKRANRRRNAVPSVAIAGYTNAGKSSLLNRLTDAGVLVENALFATLDPTVRKAQTPDGIGYTLADTVGFVRSLPTQLVEAFRSTLEEVADADLILHVVDASHPDPEGQIAAVRTVFTEVDARKVPEIIVLNKVDVADPFVVERLNQKEPRHAVVSTRTGQGIAELLQDISRSIPRPGVRLEVLIPYDRGDMINKLHNSDSEILSLEHEESGTRVVAMVREGLAAELESFVSNG, encoded by the coding sequence ATGACCACCCAGAAGCACTCCGGATCCGATTCCGACGCCCAGGACATGAGTCCTGAACAAATCCAGGCCGTCATCGACCGGATTCTTTCCAAGGATGCCCCCGCGCAGGCATCCGAAGACAACGACACCAGTGGTGTGTTCGGCAAGGCGCAGGCCATCTCGACCCTGGACCAAGAGCACAGTATCTACGACGGCGACCAGGAAGACCTGGCCGAGCGTCGCGCCTTGCGCCGCACCGCGGGGTTGTCGACTGAACTCGAAGACGTCACAGAGGTCGAATACCGGCAGCTGCGCCTCGAACGCGTTGTGCTGGCTGGTCTGTGGACAGAAGGTACCCTGGCCGACGCCGAGAACTCGCTGCGCGAACTCGCGGCCCTTGCCGAGACCGCAGGTTCTGAAGTACTTGATGGCCTGGTCCAACGCCGCTCCAAGCCGGACCCGGGAACGTTCCTTGGATCCGGCAAGGCACAGGAACTCAAGGACATTGTCGCTGCCACAGGCGCGGACACTGTCGTGGTGGACACTGAACTGGCACCGTCACAGCGACGCGGTCTTGAGGACATCGTGAAGGTCAAGGTCGTTGACCGGACCACGCTGATCCTGGATATCTTCGCCCAGCACGCCAAGAGCCGCGAAGGCAAGGCCCAGGTGGAGCTCGCGCAGCTGGAATACCTGCTTCCACGCCTGCGTGGTTGGGGTGACTCCATGTCCCGGCAGGCCGGCGGCCAGGTGGGCGGGGCCGGGGCAGGCATGGGCTCGCGCGGTCCCGGCGAAACCAAGATCGAACTGGACCGCCGCCGAATCCGCACACGCATGGCCAAACTGCGCCGGGAAATCGCCGCGATGAAGCCGGCCCGTGAGACCAAACGTGCCAACCGCCGTCGTAATGCTGTTCCGTCCGTCGCAATTGCCGGGTACACCAACGCCGGTAAGTCGTCGTTGTTGAACCGCCTCACCGACGCAGGTGTCCTTGTGGAGAACGCACTGTTCGCCACTCTGGATCCCACGGTCCGCAAAGCGCAGACTCCTGACGGCATCGGCTACACACTGGCCGACACCGTGGGATTCGTGCGCTCACTGCCGACCCAGCTCGTTGAGGCCTTCCGCTCAACGCTCGAGGAAGTGGCCGATGCGGACCTCATCCTCCATGTCGTGGATGCATCCCACCCGGACCCCGAAGGTCAGATCGCAGCAGTGCGCACTGTCTTCACCGAGGTCGACGCCCGCAAGGTTCCCGAGATCATTGTCCTGAACAAGGTTGATGTGGCCGATCCTTTCGTGGTTGAGCGTCTCAACCAGAAGGAACCCCGGCACGCAGTGGTTTCCACCCGCACAGGACAGGGAATCGCCGAACTGCTGCAGGACATCAGCCGGTCCATACCGCGCCCGGGGGTGCGGCTTGAAGTGCTCATCCCGTACGACCGCGGCGACATGATCAACAAGCTGCACAATTCCGATTCCGAGATCCTCAGCCTGGAACACGAGGAAAGCGGGACGCGCGTGGTGGCGATGGTCCGTGAAGGTCTGGCAGCTGAGCTGGAGTCATTCGTCAGTAATGGTTGA
- a CDS encoding LysM peptidoglycan-binding domain-containing protein, with amino-acid sequence MSAITSFADFRTTQAPARLRLTRRGRVVFFFIPAMLLAAVLLSLAGFITSPAKASDSQAELQPPVAVSVTVQPGQSLWGIAGAAAPERDPRDVIAEIIQLNDLRGGRILPGQQLFVPAH; translated from the coding sequence ATGTCCGCAATAACTTCGTTCGCTGATTTCCGCACCACGCAGGCCCCCGCCCGCCTGCGCCTGACCCGCCGTGGCCGGGTGGTGTTCTTCTTCATCCCGGCCATGCTGCTGGCGGCTGTTCTGCTCAGCCTTGCCGGGTTCATCACTTCCCCTGCCAAGGCTTCCGATTCCCAGGCCGAGCTGCAGCCGCCGGTTGCAGTCTCTGTGACAGTCCAGCCCGGTCAGTCCCTGTGGGGCATTGCCGGCGCGGCGGCTCCGGAGCGGGACCCGCGTGATGTCATTGCTGAAATCATCCAGTTGAACGACCTCCGCGGCGGGCGCATCCTTCCGGGGCAGCAGCTGTTCGTCCCGGCCCACTAA
- a CDS encoding MFS transporter has translation MNFALYKEMLSIRPVRRLLVVGMVARIPHSAAGVLLTLHIVLTLGQGYAAAGAAAAVMTIGIALGAPWRGRRVDMVGLRKALIPSVVSETVIWSIVPHVSYQWLLPLVFIGGLFTLPIFSVVRQSLGVMVDGEQRRSAFALDSIATELVFMIGPAVGAVVATSGYSALGLTAVGISVSVAGLFLMWFNPPTRSEAACTPEESADRESADLAAAEAAMVASAPAHVQEAASEMASATSRTAGLRSRVARNFTWFTVSVAALFAVAAGSGMVLSGSDVSIVGLLERGGHQNEIGIVFFFWCAASVVGGLIYGSMKRSISPMLLLLGMAALTIPMGFAQDTWTLAFLSLLPGLLCAPVLSASSEKVADLVEEDRRGEAMGWYGSALTAGVALGAPLAGVFIDTVGPSGGFAAVGIAGVVLCATGLVLMSIRRRAARV, from the coding sequence GTGAACTTCGCTCTCTACAAAGAGATGCTGTCCATACGCCCTGTCCGGCGGCTGCTGGTTGTCGGGATGGTTGCGCGTATCCCGCATTCGGCCGCGGGAGTGCTCCTTACCTTGCACATTGTCCTGACGCTTGGCCAGGGATATGCCGCTGCGGGTGCTGCTGCGGCGGTCATGACCATCGGCATTGCCCTGGGCGCACCGTGGCGCGGCCGCAGGGTTGACATGGTGGGGCTGCGTAAAGCTCTGATCCCGTCAGTTGTCTCCGAAACCGTCATCTGGTCGATCGTCCCGCACGTGTCGTACCAATGGCTGCTACCTCTGGTGTTCATCGGAGGCCTGTTCACCCTTCCGATCTTCAGTGTCGTCCGCCAATCGTTGGGCGTCATGGTGGACGGTGAGCAGCGGCGTTCGGCCTTTGCCTTGGATTCCATAGCCACCGAGCTTGTTTTCATGATCGGTCCGGCCGTCGGAGCTGTGGTGGCGACCAGCGGCTACTCGGCTCTTGGCCTGACCGCCGTTGGTATCTCGGTATCTGTGGCTGGACTTTTCCTGATGTGGTTCAACCCGCCCACCAGAAGCGAAGCAGCCTGCACACCGGAGGAATCCGCCGATCGGGAGTCGGCCGATCTTGCGGCAGCGGAGGCGGCCATGGTGGCTTCGGCTCCTGCGCATGTCCAGGAAGCGGCCTCGGAAATGGCGTCTGCAACCTCGCGCACGGCCGGGCTCCGGAGCCGAGTGGCCAGGAATTTCACCTGGTTCACCGTTTCTGTTGCTGCGCTCTTCGCAGTAGCCGCTGGTTCGGGCATGGTGCTCAGCGGCTCGGATGTCAGCATCGTGGGGCTGCTGGAACGTGGCGGCCACCAAAACGAGATCGGTATTGTCTTCTTCTTCTGGTGCGCCGCGTCGGTAGTCGGCGGTCTCATCTACGGTTCGATGAAGCGGTCCATCTCACCCATGCTCCTTCTGCTGGGCATGGCCGCACTGACCATTCCGATGGGATTTGCCCAGGACACCTGGACCCTGGCGTTCCTCTCACTCCTGCCGGGCTTGTTGTGCGCACCGGTGCTGTCTGCTTCCTCCGAGAAAGTTGCGGACCTTGTGGAGGAGGATCGCCGGGGCGAAGCAATGGGCTGGTACGGCTCTGCGCTGACCGCCGGTGTTGCTCTGGGGGCGCCCCTGGCAGGGGTCTTCATCGACACCGTGGGTCCGTCGGGCGGCTTCGCTGCTGTTGGTATCGCCGGCGTCGTGCTGTGCGCCACCGGCCTGGTGCTCATGTCCATCCGTCGACGGGCTGCCCGGGTCTGA